One region of Cinclus cinclus chromosome 1, bCinCin1.1, whole genome shotgun sequence genomic DNA includes:
- the ECI2 gene encoding enoyl-CoA delta isomerase 2 → MASPALTFVRRLCWRSPCGTRPTQAACVPAIHLHMTAATMQVSQKDFQKAQEELKLLKKDPGNETKLKLYALFKQATEGPCNAPKPGMLDFVKKAKWDAWNSLGNLSKDDARQKYAELVSSLVSAESTSQKKEVSPEEGRHDGYETLIVTTKNNITKIMFNRPDRKNAINHQMYREIIKALQEAGKNDSTIAVITGNGDYYSSGNDLNNFTNVKPGEMKKMAKDGAVLLKEFVGHFIDFPKPLIAVVNGPAIGVSVTLLGLCDLVYASDRATFHSPFSQLGQSPEGCSSYLFPKIMGLAKASEMLLFNKKLTAAEACAQGLVTEVFPDSSFQKEVWARLEAYASLPKNSLAVSKQLLRSMEKEKLHAVNGRECEVLTERWLSDECVNAIVSFFQKKSKL, encoded by the exons ATGGCGTCCCCCGCCCTGACCTTCGTCCGGAGGCTATGTTGGCGGTCGCCCTGCGGGACAAG GCCAACACAAGCTGCTTGTGTTCCAGCAATTCACCTGCACATGACTGCAGCCACCATGCAGGTCAGCCAGAAGGACTTCCAAAAGGCTCAAGAAGAGCTGAAGCTTTTGAAAAAAGATCCTGGGAATGAAACTAAGTTGAAACTCTATGCCCTGTTTAAACAG gCTACTGAAGGTCCCTGCAATGCTCCAAAACCAGGTATGCTGGACTTCGTCAAGAAAGCCAAGTGGGATGCATGGAACTCTCTTGGCAATTTGTCTAAG GATGATGCCAGACAGAAATATGCAGAACTTGTCTCAAGTCTGGTCTCTGCAGAATCTACTAGCCAGAAGAAAGAAGTTTCTCCAGAAGAGGGCAGACATGATGGCTATGAAACATTAATAGTTACTACCAAAAACAACATCACAAAGATAATGTTTAACCGACCTGATAGGAAAAATGCCATCAACCATCAG ATGTACAGAGAAATTATCAAAGCACTTCAAGAAGCTGGAAAAAATGATTCTACCATAGCAGTTATTACTG GAAATGGAGACTACTATAGTAGTGGAAATGATCTGAATAATTTCACTAATGTCAAGCCTGGTGAAATGAAGAAGATGGCAAAAGATGGAGCAGTATTACTCAA AGAGTTTGTGGGTCATTTTATTGATTTTCCTAAACCACTGATTGCAGTGGTAAATGGCCCAGCTATTGGAGTCTCTGTAACACTCCTTGGTTTGTGTGACCTTGTCTATGCTTCTGACAGG gcTACGTTTCACAGCCCATTTAGTCAACTTGGGCAGAGCCCAGAAGGATGTTCCTCTTACCTGTTCCCAAAAATTATGGGCTTAGCCAAG gCAAGTGAGATGTTGCTTTTCAATAAAAAGCTGACTGCAGCAGAAGCCTGTGCCCAGGGACTTGTGACTGAAGTCTTCCCTGACAGCAGTTTTCAGAAGGAAGTTTGGGCAAGATTGGAAGCTTATGCAAGCCTCCCCAAAAAt TCCTTGGCAGTGTCCAAGCAGCTGTTACGAAGTATGGAAAAGGAGAAGCTCCATGCAGTCAACGGTAGAGAGTGTGAAGTGCTGACAGAGAGGTGGTTGTCTGATGAATGTGTAAATGCTATTGTCAGCTTCTTCCAGAAGAAATCAAAACTCTGA